A stretch of the Bordetella genomosp. 8 genome encodes the following:
- a CDS encoding NUDIX domain-containing protein, with protein sequence MSAFAQSTLGRLRALVGPRPLLCPCVRIVLEGPDATVLLHERADFRGMWGLPGGHIELGESAEQAARRETREETGLDARVLLPFGHASNPAVETVTLPNGDVCQYQAVLFHCSQFEGTLRGDPLEAAVLRWVSLDEAPPPMMPHVRATLEAFRRYRRNGEFQLI encoded by the coding sequence ATGAGCGCATTCGCGCAATCGACGCTGGGGCGCCTGCGTGCCCTGGTCGGGCCGCGGCCCTTGCTGTGTCCCTGCGTGCGCATCGTGCTGGAAGGCCCGGACGCAACCGTCCTGCTGCACGAGCGGGCCGACTTCCGAGGCATGTGGGGACTGCCCGGCGGCCACATCGAACTGGGGGAGTCCGCCGAACAGGCGGCGCGGCGCGAAACCCGTGAAGAAACCGGCCTGGACGCGCGCGTACTGCTTCCTTTCGGCCATGCGTCGAATCCCGCCGTGGAAACCGTCACGCTGCCGAACGGCGACGTTTGCCAATACCAGGCGGTGCTGTTCCATTGTTCGCAATTCGAGGGCACCTTGCGCGGCGATCCCCTGGAAGCCGCGGTCCTGCGGTGGGTATCCCTGGACGAAGCGCCGCCACCCATGATGCCGCACGTGCGCGCGACGCTGGAGGCATTCCGCCGCTATCGGCGGAATGGCGAATTCCAGCTGATCTGA
- the soxC gene encoding sulfite dehydrogenase produces the protein MRSRRKFLENAVALGAGTALSSAQGTLAQVAPPQPAGADVPLAVPPWSRKPGAPTGSHPYGAPSSFEKNVVRSVRPTDKQYISSSSRTPLQDLDGILTPNGLFYERHHGGVPDIDPARHRLLVHGLVAKELLFTVDDLRRFPSVSRIHFLECSGNPGYDVHGKTAAEANGLLSCAEWTGVALKTVLEEVGLQPGARWAVAEGADASGMTRSVPIEKCLEDALLVYSQNGERLRPEQGYPLRLLLPGFEGNMSVKWLRRLHITDTPAFSREETAKYTDSMPDGTARQFTFYMEAKSIITAPSGGQRLNAPGFVEIRGIAWSGRGKVARVEVSVDGGDNWHDAALQDPVLTRAVTRFRFPWRWDGGPAVIQSRATDETGYVQPTLEALLAVRGVNSGYHNNAITPWRIASNGEVSNARL, from the coding sequence GTGAGATCCCGCAGAAAATTCCTTGAAAACGCCGTCGCGCTGGGAGCCGGCACGGCGCTGTCGTCGGCGCAAGGCACCCTGGCGCAGGTCGCCCCGCCACAGCCGGCGGGGGCCGACGTACCGCTCGCGGTACCCCCCTGGAGCCGGAAGCCCGGCGCGCCCACCGGTAGCCATCCCTATGGCGCGCCATCGTCCTTCGAAAAGAACGTCGTGCGTTCGGTGCGGCCTACCGACAAGCAATACATATCGTCTTCTTCGCGCACGCCGCTGCAGGACCTGGATGGCATCCTCACGCCCAACGGCCTGTTCTATGAACGGCACCATGGCGGAGTGCCCGACATCGACCCCGCCCGGCATCGTCTGCTGGTGCATGGTTTGGTGGCGAAAGAACTGTTGTTCACCGTCGATGACTTGCGGCGATTTCCGTCAGTCTCGCGTATCCACTTCCTGGAGTGTTCCGGCAATCCGGGCTATGACGTCCATGGCAAGACCGCTGCCGAGGCCAACGGCTTGCTCAGCTGCGCCGAATGGACGGGCGTGGCGTTGAAAACAGTCCTGGAAGAAGTCGGCTTGCAGCCAGGGGCGCGCTGGGCCGTCGCCGAAGGCGCCGACGCGTCGGGCATGACACGGAGCGTGCCGATCGAAAAGTGCCTGGAAGACGCCTTGCTGGTCTACAGCCAGAATGGCGAACGGCTGCGACCGGAACAGGGCTATCCGCTGCGCCTGTTGCTGCCGGGCTTCGAAGGCAACATGAGCGTCAAGTGGCTGCGCCGCCTGCACATCACCGACACGCCGGCGTTCTCGCGCGAGGAGACCGCCAAGTACACGGACTCCATGCCCGATGGCACCGCGCGGCAGTTCACCTTCTACATGGAGGCCAAATCCATCATCACCGCGCCGTCCGGCGGCCAGCGCCTGAACGCCCCTGGGTTCGTCGAGATCCGCGGTATTGCGTGGAGCGGACGTGGCAAGGTGGCCAGGGTGGAAGTGTCCGTGGATGGCGGCGATAACTGGCACGACGCGGCGCTGCAGGATCCTGTGCTGACCCGCGCCGTGACGCGTTTTCGCTTTCCGTGGCGCTGGGATGGCGGGCCTGCCGTCATCCAGAGTCGCGCCACCGACGAAACCGGCTATGTGCAGCCCACGCTCGAGGCCTTGCTGGCGGTGCGCGGGGTGAATTCCGGCTATCACAACAACGCCATCACGCCGTGGCGTATCGCGTCCAATGGAGAGGTCAGCAATGCGCGGCTTTGA
- a CDS encoding site-2 protease family protein has translation MDDIIQSIAIYAIPVIFAITLHEAAHGYVARMFGDPTAYQMGRVSLNPARHIDPVGTLLVPLVILLASKLLGSPGILFGWAKPVPVDFGRLRRPKQDMLWVAAAGPASNLVMAILWGIVLKLVYQSGGAEGYWFDMAQAGVQINLVLMALNLLPLLPLDGGRILYSLLPNRLAYQYSRIEPYGMMIVLLLLFSGGLWIFLKPIFALGSTVVSWFL, from the coding sequence ATGGACGACATCATCCAGTCGATCGCGATCTACGCGATCCCCGTCATTTTCGCCATTACGCTGCATGAAGCGGCGCATGGCTATGTCGCCCGCATGTTCGGCGATCCGACCGCCTACCAGATGGGACGGGTCAGCCTGAATCCGGCCCGCCACATCGATCCGGTCGGCACGCTGCTGGTGCCGCTGGTCATCCTGCTGGCTTCCAAGCTGCTGGGCAGTCCGGGCATCCTGTTCGGCTGGGCCAAGCCGGTGCCGGTCGATTTCGGCCGCCTGCGCCGCCCCAAGCAGGACATGCTGTGGGTGGCCGCGGCCGGGCCGGCGTCCAACCTGGTCATGGCCATCCTCTGGGGCATCGTGCTCAAGCTGGTCTACCAGAGCGGCGGCGCGGAAGGCTACTGGTTCGACATGGCGCAGGCCGGCGTGCAGATCAATCTGGTGCTGATGGCCCTGAACCTGCTGCCGCTGCTGCCCCTGGACGGGGGACGCATCCTTTACAGCCTGCTGCCCAACCGCCTGGCCTACCAGTATTCCCGCATCGAGCCCTACGGCATGATGATCGTCCTGCTGCTGCTGTTCAGCGGCGGGCTGTGGATCTTCCTCAAGCCGATTTTTGCGCTGGGCAGCACGGTCGTCAGCTGGTTTCTATAG
- the ypfJ gene encoding KPN_02809 family neutral zinc metallopeptidase, whose translation MRLDDSRESENVEDRRGMGLPIGGGKLGIGAIVLALVAAYFGIDPSVVLETMQEPATQQAPANTAAPPANDPQRRFVAKVLGETEDTWQAIFREHAKRAYVPPTLVLYNGATRTACGTGRAAMGPFYCPADSKVYLDLSFFDDMKRRFQAPGDFAQAYVIAHEVGHHVQNLLGISQRVASLQQENPSQANALSVRLELQADCYAGLWAKRADSARHILEAGDVEEALNAASAIGDDRLQKQSQGYVVPDAFTHGTSAQRVRWFKRGLESGDPRRCDTFSTQSP comes from the coding sequence ATGCGCTTGGATGATTCGCGTGAAAGTGAAAATGTGGAAGATCGGCGTGGCATGGGGCTGCCCATCGGCGGCGGCAAGCTGGGCATAGGCGCCATCGTCCTGGCCCTGGTCGCCGCGTACTTCGGTATCGATCCGTCAGTCGTGCTGGAGACGATGCAGGAGCCGGCCACCCAGCAGGCACCCGCCAACACGGCGGCGCCGCCGGCCAACGACCCGCAGCGACGCTTCGTCGCCAAGGTCCTGGGCGAAACGGAAGATACCTGGCAGGCGATTTTCCGCGAGCATGCCAAGCGCGCCTACGTGCCGCCGACCCTGGTCCTGTACAACGGCGCCACCCGCACCGCCTGCGGCACCGGCCGCGCCGCCATGGGGCCGTTCTACTGCCCGGCCGACAGCAAGGTCTACCTGGACCTGAGCTTCTTCGACGACATGAAGCGGCGCTTCCAGGCACCTGGCGACTTCGCCCAGGCCTACGTGATCGCGCACGAGGTCGGCCATCACGTGCAGAACCTGCTGGGCATATCGCAACGCGTCGCCTCGCTGCAGCAGGAAAACCCGAGCCAGGCCAACGCGCTGTCGGTGCGGCTGGAACTGCAGGCGGATTGCTATGCCGGCCTGTGGGCCAAGCGTGCCGACAGCGCGCGGCACATCCTGGAGGCCGGCGACGTGGAAGAAGCGTTGAATGCCGCCAGCGCCATCGGCGACGATCGGCTGCAGAAGCAAAGCCAGGGCTATGTCGTGCCCGACGCCTTCACGCACGGCACGTCCGCGCAGCGGGTGCGCTGGTTCAAGCGGGGACTGGAAAGCGGCGATCCGCGCCGCTGCGATACCTTCAGCACCCAGTCGCCCTAG
- a CDS encoding L-threonylcarbamoyladenylate synthase: MAQFFTVHPANPQPRLLKQAAQLLRDGGLAAVPTDSSYAVIARLDDKAAADGLRRLRGLDDRHHLTLICRDLAQLGHFARVDNRQYRMLKAATPGPFTFILEATREVPRRVSHPSRKTIGLRVPDHPVTLGLLEQFGEPLLSTTLIPAGETDALNDAEEIRERYEHVLAAVVDSGACPKEPTTVVDLTGDEAQLIRVGRGDPTQLGIA, translated from the coding sequence ATGGCGCAATTCTTTACCGTACATCCCGCGAATCCACAGCCGCGTTTGTTGAAGCAGGCCGCGCAGCTGTTGCGCGACGGCGGGCTTGCGGCCGTGCCGACCGACTCCAGCTACGCCGTGATCGCCCGCCTGGACGACAAGGCGGCCGCCGACGGCTTGCGGCGGCTGCGCGGGCTGGACGATCGCCACCATCTGACGCTGATCTGCCGCGATCTCGCGCAGCTGGGCCATTTTGCCCGCGTCGACAACCGCCAGTACCGCATGCTGAAGGCCGCCACGCCCGGCCCGTTCACTTTCATCCTCGAGGCCACGCGCGAAGTGCCGCGGCGCGTCTCGCATCCTTCCCGCAAGACCATAGGCCTGCGCGTGCCGGATCACCCTGTCACCCTCGGCCTGCTGGAACAGTTCGGCGAACCGCTGCTGTCCACCACCCTGATCCCCGCCGGTGAAACCGACGCATTGAATGACGCCGAGGAAATCCGCGAGCGCTACGAGCACGTGCTGGCCGCGGTCGTCGATAGCGGCGCCTGCCCCAAGGAACCCACGACCGTCGTCGACCTGACCGGCGACGAAGCGCAACTCATCCGGGTGGGGCGCGGCGACCCCACCCAGCTCGGAATCGCCTGA
- a CDS encoding EamA family transporter yields MPPRDLALALVVILVWGMNFVVIKIGLHGIPPMLLGGIRFLLAAVPAIFFVRRPAIPLRWLVAYGATISLGQFAFLFTAMAVGMPAGLASVVLQAQAFFTVALGALLLREPFRAHNAVGLVVAAAGLALIGAEGGAGMTTMGFVLTLCAALMWGLGNIATKKAGKADMLGLVVWGSLVPPLPFFALSWWLEGPDRIHAALASIDGSSVFAVVYLSFVATLVGYGLWAWLMSRYPAAQVAPFSLLIPVIGLAAAAALLGEMPTAPQVGGAVLVMVGLLINTFGRRRGQGTLSGTVR; encoded by the coding sequence ATGCCGCCGCGCGATCTGGCCCTGGCCCTGGTAGTCATCCTCGTCTGGGGAATGAATTTCGTCGTCATCAAGATAGGCCTGCACGGCATACCCCCCATGCTGCTGGGCGGAATCCGTTTCCTGCTGGCGGCGGTGCCGGCGATATTCTTCGTCAGGCGGCCGGCGATTCCCCTGCGCTGGCTGGTGGCCTACGGCGCCACGATATCGCTGGGCCAATTCGCCTTCCTGTTCACCGCCATGGCGGTGGGCATGCCCGCCGGGCTGGCTTCGGTCGTGCTGCAAGCCCAGGCATTCTTTACCGTGGCGCTGGGCGCGCTGCTGCTGCGCGAACCTTTCCGTGCCCACAACGCTGTCGGATTGGTGGTCGCCGCGGCAGGCCTGGCCTTGATAGGTGCGGAAGGCGGCGCGGGGATGACGACCATGGGCTTCGTGCTGACCCTGTGCGCGGCCTTGATGTGGGGCCTGGGGAATATCGCCACCAAGAAAGCCGGCAAGGCCGACATGCTGGGACTGGTGGTGTGGGGCAGCCTGGTGCCGCCGCTGCCATTCTTCGCGCTGTCGTGGTGGCTGGAAGGCCCTGATCGTATCCACGCCGCGCTGGCATCGATAGACGGTTCGTCGGTGTTCGCGGTGGTGTATCTGTCGTTCGTTGCCACGCTCGTGGGCTACGGGCTGTGGGCGTGGCTGATGTCTCGCTATCCGGCGGCCCAGGTAGCGCCGTTTTCGCTGCTGATCCCGGTGATCGGGCTGGCGGCCGCGGCGGCCTTGCTGGGCGAAATGCCCACGGCGCCGCAGGTGGGCGGCGCCGTGCTGGTCATGGTGGGACTATTGATCAACACCTTTGGGCGCCGCCGCGGACAAGGAACCCTGTCGGGAACCGTTCGGTGA
- a CDS encoding c-type cytochrome, with protein MRGFDTAGGRPSPRLVPRGPLSVAIALAVTVCGGAVQAGPYGIGTPATPAQVQGWNIDVAPDGKNLPAGGGTLADGKSLYETRCAACHGVKGEGGLGDRLAGGVGTLADRKPVKTVGSFWPYATTLYDYIRRAMPLDAPQTLSNDEVYSVTAYVLALNGLWPDGAPANARTLLQVRMPNAGGFVADPRPDVR; from the coding sequence ATGCGCGGCTTTGATACGGCGGGCGGCCGGCCATCGCCGCGCTTGGTGCCGAGGGGCCCCTTATCAGTGGCCATCGCCCTCGCGGTCACGGTCTGCGGTGGCGCCGTCCAGGCGGGGCCCTATGGCATCGGCACGCCCGCGACGCCAGCGCAGGTCCAGGGCTGGAACATCGACGTCGCTCCTGATGGCAAGAACTTGCCCGCGGGCGGCGGCACGCTGGCGGACGGCAAGAGCTTGTATGAAACGCGCTGCGCTGCCTGTCATGGCGTAAAGGGCGAAGGCGGCCTGGGGGACCGGCTGGCCGGCGGCGTCGGCACGCTCGCCGACAGGAAACCGGTGAAGACGGTGGGCAGTTTCTGGCCGTACGCGACCACGCTTTACGATTACATACGCCGCGCCATGCCGCTGGATGCGCCGCAGACGCTCAGCAACGACGAGGTCTATTCCGTCACCGCTTATGTGCTGGCGCTGAATGGGCTGTGGCCTGACGGCGCCCCCGCCAACGCGCGGACCCTGCTGCAAGTCCGCATGCCGAACGCCGGTGGCTTCGTCGCGGATCCGCGGCCGGACGTCCGCTGA
- a CDS encoding DUF748 domain-containing protein: MTKPVKILIVVVLLIAVAAVGALHVASRLVVSRIQDMMGDKGHAAHIDVGWTEIVLQDVEIGAPPDWPSRQTLRAARVTMEPDWRALLSDRLDIRRVVVSDYYVSILRSADGSLQILPTLRQRARERAEARGDAQTDDQGRPKRETSIGKLILDKGRLDFFDARVVKTPYRVPFENVHAEVGPLHAPANDAHTEIKMQGQLVGKQRRGTVTVNGWLALPSHDADMRTTTTGADVAVLAPYLQRHAPSILTAGQMDLDMTTRVQNQQLSAQGKAKLRDLDFSGGGLGSLPRKAVMAALEDRKGEVNFEFTLQGSLKDPKFSLTDDVSTRIVGGFAKAIGVSVEGVAEGVGSAVKGLGGAIGELLGK; this comes from the coding sequence ATGACTAAACCGGTCAAGATCCTCATCGTTGTCGTCCTGCTCATCGCCGTCGCCGCCGTGGGCGCCCTGCATGTGGCTTCCAGATTGGTCGTCAGCCGCATCCAGGACATGATGGGCGACAAGGGCCATGCCGCCCATATCGACGTGGGCTGGACGGAAATCGTGCTGCAGGACGTGGAAATCGGCGCGCCGCCCGATTGGCCCAGCCGCCAGACGTTGCGCGCCGCCCGCGTGACCATGGAACCGGATTGGCGCGCGCTGCTGTCGGATCGGCTGGACATACGGCGCGTGGTCGTCAGCGACTACTACGTCTCTATCCTGCGCTCGGCGGACGGCAGCCTGCAGATCCTGCCGACGCTGCGGCAACGCGCGCGCGAACGCGCCGAGGCCCGCGGCGACGCGCAAACCGACGACCAGGGCCGCCCGAAGCGCGAAACGTCGATCGGCAAGCTGATCCTGGACAAGGGCCGGCTGGACTTCTTCGACGCGCGGGTCGTCAAGACCCCGTACCGGGTGCCCTTCGAGAACGTGCATGCCGAGGTCGGCCCACTGCATGCGCCCGCCAACGACGCGCACACCGAGATCAAAATGCAAGGCCAGCTGGTGGGCAAGCAGCGCCGTGGCACCGTCACCGTGAACGGCTGGCTGGCGCTGCCCAGCCACGACGCCGACATGCGCACCACGACCACGGGCGCGGACGTGGCCGTGCTCGCGCCCTACCTGCAACGACATGCGCCTTCTATCCTGACTGCGGGCCAGATGGACCTGGACATGACGACCCGCGTACAGAACCAGCAGTTGTCGGCGCAGGGCAAGGCCAAGCTGCGCGACCTGGACTTCAGCGGCGGCGGCCTGGGATCCCTGCCGCGCAAGGCCGTCATGGCGGCGCTGGAAGACCGCAAAGGCGAGGTCAATTTCGAATTCACCCTGCAGGGCAGCCTGAAGGACCCGAAATTCTCGCTGACCGACGACGTGTCCACGCGCATCGTCGGCGGCTTCGCCAAGGCCATCGGCGTCAGCGTCGAAGGCGTCGCGGAAGGGGTTGGGTCGGCGGTGAAGGGATTGGGCGGCGCGATAGGCGAATTGCTGGGTAAGTGA
- a CDS encoding ABC transporter substrate-binding protein: protein MNRIWHGWRRLAAGAAGVVALALGACPPAAAETDTIRIGVATAGGGDPITWGGSPGSVARINRWVEDAFAASGVKVEWLFFKGAGPAVNEALSNRQIDFAYQGDLPAVVGRANGLDTRLLLVSGARNNLYVAVPSASSLQSVDDLKGRTVALFRGTNGHLVAINVLAAHKLAERDLKIVNLDTGSAQAAIVSNGVEAAFGGIEYFKLRDQGLVRLIYSTQKESPAYTRQAALLVRNAFAQENPAATQRVVDVFVRAARWASDEANRDALFKLWARSGIPYESFRAEFQDQDLRARNSPLVDPFIIGRYKAVVADALKQRLIRREVSVDDWFDTRFLAQALKTQGLTEYWTPYAADGVTKLDPP, encoded by the coding sequence ATGAACCGCATCTGGCATGGCTGGCGACGGCTTGCGGCTGGCGCGGCGGGCGTGGTGGCGTTGGCCTTGGGTGCCTGCCCGCCCGCGGCGGCGGAGACCGACACGATACGCATCGGCGTCGCCACCGCAGGCGGCGGCGATCCCATCACCTGGGGCGGATCGCCCGGCTCGGTGGCGCGTATCAACCGCTGGGTGGAAGACGCATTCGCGGCGTCCGGCGTCAAGGTCGAATGGCTGTTCTTCAAGGGCGCGGGACCGGCGGTGAACGAAGCGCTGTCCAACCGGCAGATCGATTTTGCCTACCAGGGCGACCTGCCAGCCGTCGTGGGCCGCGCGAATGGGCTGGACACCCGCCTCCTGCTGGTCAGCGGGGCGCGCAACAACCTGTACGTCGCCGTGCCGTCGGCCTCTTCGTTGCAGTCGGTGGACGATCTGAAAGGCCGCACGGTCGCGCTTTTCCGCGGCACCAATGGCCATCTGGTGGCGATCAATGTCCTGGCGGCGCATAAGCTGGCGGAACGCGACCTGAAGATCGTCAACCTGGACACGGGTAGCGCCCAGGCCGCCATCGTTTCCAATGGCGTGGAAGCGGCATTCGGCGGCATCGAGTACTTCAAGCTGCGCGACCAGGGGTTGGTCAGGCTGATCTATTCGACGCAGAAGGAAAGCCCCGCCTACACGCGTCAGGCCGCCCTGCTGGTGCGCAACGCCTTCGCACAGGAGAACCCGGCCGCTACGCAGCGGGTGGTGGACGTGTTCGTGCGCGCCGCGCGCTGGGCTTCCGACGAAGCCAACCGCGACGCGCTGTTCAAGCTGTGGGCGCGCAGCGGCATTCCCTACGAGTCGTTCAGGGCGGAATTCCAGGACCAGGACCTGCGGGCGCGTAATTCGCCGCTGGTCGATCCCTTCATCATCGGCCGCTACAAGGCCGTGGTGGCGGATGCGCTCAAGCAACGGCTCATTCGCCGCGAGGTCAGTGTCGATGATTGGTTCGATACCCGGTTCCTGGCGCAGGCGCTGAAGACACAGGGCTTGACGGAATACTGGACGCCTTACGCGGCGGATGGCGTAACGAAGCTGGATCCCCCATGA
- a CDS encoding ABC transporter permease has product MSASPSVLAGARRPRRLIVPRDLLARLGSRGLGWILPLAVLALWQYCDGRGWISPQVLPSPRFVLDTLRDLATSGDLWTNTRASMTRVLVGFLVGSGLGLALGTAMGLSRRVESYVLPTFNALVQIPVLAWMPFVLLLVGIGEPLKYILIAKAALVPVTLNTLQGFRQTPPALSEVARIYGYSRRQEVLEVVLPHAIPTLFTGLRLGFTKAWLSLVVVELVASSEGLGYLIVYGRQLFQLDLVMAAVIVVGAIGYAIDRLMDAAERRVSAGRPPAADGAVP; this is encoded by the coding sequence ATGAGTGCATCGCCTTCCGTGCTTGCCGGCGCACGCCGCCCGCGCCGGCTCATCGTCCCCCGGGATCTGCTTGCCAGGCTGGGATCCCGGGGGTTGGGGTGGATCCTGCCGCTGGCCGTCCTGGCCCTGTGGCAATACTGCGATGGCCGCGGCTGGATATCGCCACAGGTGCTGCCGTCCCCGCGTTTCGTGCTGGATACCCTGCGCGATCTCGCCACAAGCGGCGACCTGTGGACCAATACCCGCGCCAGCATGACGCGCGTGCTGGTCGGGTTCCTCGTGGGCAGCGGGCTGGGGCTGGCGCTGGGTACAGCCATGGGCCTGTCGCGCAGGGTGGAATCCTATGTACTGCCAACCTTCAATGCGCTGGTGCAAATTCCCGTACTGGCCTGGATGCCCTTCGTGCTGCTGCTGGTCGGCATAGGCGAGCCGCTCAAGTACATCCTGATCGCCAAGGCCGCACTGGTGCCGGTCACGCTGAACACATTGCAGGGCTTCCGGCAGACGCCGCCAGCGCTGTCGGAGGTCGCGCGCATCTACGGCTACAGCCGCCGCCAGGAAGTGCTGGAAGTGGTACTTCCGCACGCGATACCGACGCTATTCACCGGCCTGCGCCTGGGTTTCACCAAGGCCTGGCTTTCACTGGTGGTGGTGGAACTGGTGGCCTCCAGCGAAGGCCTGGGTTATCTGATCGTCTACGGCAGGCAGCTGTTCCAGCTGGACCTGGTCATGGCGGCGGTCATCGTCGTCGGCGCCATCGGCTACGCCATTGACCGCCTGATGGACGCCGCCGAACGGCGCGTATCCGCGGGCCGTCCCCCGGCAGCGGACGGAGCGGTGCCATGA
- a CDS encoding amidohydrolase family protein has protein sequence MNDRLKQVQASRSAAVKSRLDHPVIDTDVHVNSYAPALEDYVQHYGGSKLVDALRKAQGGRFTSRSAGGKDWYQQTAEERQYHRTLRSPWWARVTRNTYDLATYTLPALLHERLAEQGSDYSVLFPNDVLAPLAAGADNRQALQRAINHFHADQYRPYADRLTPVAGIGLHTPQEGIEELEFAVKTLGLKVINIPGGIRRPIRAIADKYPASEYPDVARHAGYVDFLGLDSEYDYDPFWAKVVELGVPVTTHYGSQGWTGRQSISNYMFNHIGHFADGSQAFAKALFFGGVTRRFPQLRVALLEGGADWGAHVYTHLIDRWEKRNRDAVQNYNPAHVNLELLEELFLRYGGSLLKSGKPNRATLLRDSLGISALPHSRDPVDEELDDFAAAGIEKPEDIRTRWLDSFYFGSEADDRTVASAFNSRALPLNGRVNAIWSSDVGHWDVPEFTEPLAESWDLVEAGVISRADFKAWVYDNPLRFYTQANPDFFKGTAIERSLAASGAQAR, from the coding sequence ATGAACGATCGCTTGAAGCAAGTCCAGGCGTCCCGATCGGCAGCCGTGAAATCACGGCTGGACCATCCTGTCATCGATACGGACGTCCACGTCAATTCCTACGCGCCGGCGCTGGAAGACTACGTGCAGCACTACGGCGGCAGCAAGCTGGTCGACGCGCTGCGCAAGGCGCAGGGCGGCCGCTTCACCAGCCGCAGCGCCGGCGGCAAGGACTGGTACCAGCAGACCGCCGAAGAGCGCCAGTACCATCGCACGCTGCGCTCGCCCTGGTGGGCGCGGGTCACGCGCAATACCTATGACCTGGCCACCTACACGCTGCCCGCCCTGCTGCACGAACGACTGGCGGAACAGGGCTCCGACTACTCGGTGCTGTTCCCCAACGACGTGCTGGCTCCGCTGGCCGCCGGCGCCGACAACCGCCAGGCGCTGCAGCGGGCGATCAACCATTTCCACGCCGACCAGTATCGGCCCTATGCCGACCGCTTGACGCCGGTGGCGGGGATCGGCCTGCATACGCCGCAGGAAGGCATCGAAGAACTGGAATTCGCGGTCAAGACGCTGGGCCTGAAGGTCATCAATATCCCTGGCGGCATACGCCGCCCCATACGCGCGATCGCCGACAAGTACCCCGCCAGTGAGTATCCCGACGTGGCCCGCCATGCCGGCTACGTGGACTTCCTGGGCCTGGACAGTGAATACGACTATGACCCGTTCTGGGCCAAGGTGGTCGAACTGGGCGTACCGGTGACCACGCACTACGGCAGCCAGGGCTGGACGGGCAGGCAGTCGATCAGCAACTACATGTTCAATCACATCGGCCATTTCGCCGACGGCTCGCAGGCTTTCGCCAAGGCACTGTTCTTTGGCGGCGTCACGCGGCGTTTCCCGCAATTGCGCGTCGCGCTGCTGGAAGGTGGCGCCGATTGGGGCGCGCACGTGTACACCCATCTGATCGATCGCTGGGAAAAGCGTAATCGCGATGCGGTACAGAACTACAACCCCGCGCACGTCAACCTGGAACTGTTGGAAGAACTGTTCCTCCGTTACGGCGGCAGCCTGTTGAAAAGCGGGAAGCCGAACCGCGCAACCCTGCTGCGCGATAGCCTGGGTATTTCCGCCCTGCCTCACAGCCGCGACCCCGTGGACGAGGAGCTGGACGACTTCGCCGCGGCGGGCATCGAGAAGCCGGAAGATATCCGCACCCGTTGGCTGGACAGCTTCTACTTCGGCTCGGAAGCCGACGATCGCACGGTGGCCTCCGCGTTCAACAGCCGGGCACTGCCGCTGAACGGCCGCGTCAACGCCATCTGGTCATCGGACGTCGGCCATTGGGACGTGCCCGAATTCACCGAGCCGCTGGCGGAGAGCTGGGACCTGGTCGAAGCCGGCGTCATCTCGCGCGCCGACTTCAAGGCTTGGGTGTACGACAATCCCCTGCGCTTCTACACGCAGGCGAATCCCGACTTCTTCAAGGGCACGGCCATCGAACGCAGCCTGGCCGCATCTGGAGCGCAGGCACGATGA